The Bacillus zhangzhouensis region AGTAAGCTGACAAAAGCAGAAGAACTCAATATTGAAATTTGGGACGAAGCTAAAATGCTCGAGGAGCTAAAGAAATAAGAGGAGTGTTTTCTATTGAAAAAGTTGTTATTGCTGCTGACAATGCTCACACTGGTATTGTCAGCGTGTGCACCTTTTGGGGGAAAGGAAGAGGAAGAGGTCACACAAAAAACGGATGAAACGAAGGAATCAAAGGAAACAGCCATCATCCCGATGTACAATATCTCAGACTCCTATTACAAAATGGTGCTGCCGTTTAAACAAGGAGCTGCGAGAGGTTTAACAGCCGAGCGTCTCAACACACGTTTGGACATTGATGAATTTGAAACAGGACTCATGCGCCTTGCAACAGAGTCGTTTAATACTAACGACTATCTTTTCCAAGAAGGACAGCATTTAGATGAGGACACTGTTCTCAGCTGGCTGGCACGCAAAAAAACAGGCAGTGATCTAAAAAAGGCTGAAAAAAAAGATAAAGACTTTAAGAATCTAGGCTTAAATCCTGCTCTTCCAAACTCAGGTTCAACAAAGTCTAAAAATGAAAATAGTCCCATCTACTTGGCTTCGATGCTAGAGCATAATTACTTAATTCGGAAAGACAAAAAGAGCTTACAGCTGGGCGGAGTTGTCATTGGTCTTGCACTGAACTCAGTTTATTATTACCGTGAAAAGGTCGGTGACCCGCAGCAAGAGGTGACCATCGATTCTTCGAAAAATTCAAAGAAA contains the following coding sequences:
- a CDS encoding CamS family sex pheromone protein; translated protein: MLTLVLSACAPFGGKEEEEVTQKTDETKESKETAIIPMYNISDSYYKMVLPFKQGAARGLTAERLNTRLDIDEFETGLMRLATESFNTNDYLFQEGQHLDEDTVLSWLARKKTGSDLKKAEKKDKDFKNLGLNPALPNSGSTKSKNENSPIYLASMLEHNYLIRKDKKSLQLGGVVIGLALNSVYYYREKVGDPQQEVTIDSSKNSKKLLAEGEKIAEQVIKRIRQMDGLQKVPVMIALYKQAPKSSIVPGNFIAKTDVKAGSADIGNWDLINEENVFFPSDNAKSSYKDDSERFDRFKTKVEDYFPNYTGVVGKGFYKNGNLQKMKIEIPMQFYGKTEVVAFTQYLTGEVMDYYKSTNIEINITSSDQQEALITKNAEDKEPTVHIYD